From Anopheles coluzzii chromosome 3, AcolN3, whole genome shotgun sequence, the proteins below share one genomic window:
- the LOC120959267 gene encoding uncharacterized protein LOC120959267 isoform X2: MRRILLQLTICFVLLETPSVWCKLSSYKAIVPPAKIKSDENAKFAEVNYDDYPMVVPKRAAMLLDRLMVALHHALEKGDGEDGGGRPINKVYRDGRYTGKPTVSLVPAKIPPPPSKTEQLMKSYYAEADADGDADDRVANSIPDEIDDIEARKELLDEMVN; the protein is encoded by the exons atgcgAAGAATCCTCTTACAGTTGACGATCTGCTTCGTGTTGCTCGAAACGCCTAGTGTGTGGTGTAAATTGTCCAGCTACAAAGCCATCGTACCGCCAGCGAAGATCAAGTCCGACGAGAATGCAAAATTTGCAGAAGTGAATTACGATGACTATCCG ATGGTAGTACCGAAACGGGCGGCCATGTTACTTGATCGTCTGATGGTTGCCCTGCATCACGCACTCGAGAAGGGCGACGGCGAGGACGGCGGTGGGCGACCAATCAACAAGGTGTACCGAGATGGGCGCTACACCGGTAAACCCACGGTATCGCTAGTACCGGCCAAAATACCGCCACCGCCGAGCAAAACGGAGCAACTGATGAAAAGCTATTATGCTG AAGCGGACGCAGATGGGGATGCCGACGACAGGGTAGCCAATTCTATTCCGGACGAAATCGATGACATCGAGGCGCGGAAGGAGTTGCTGGACGAAATGGTAAACTAG
- the LOC120959267 gene encoding uncharacterized protein LOC120959267 isoform X1 produces MRRILLQLTICFVLLETPSVWCKLSSYKAIVPPAKIKSDENAKFAEVNYDDYPMVVPKRAAMLLDRLMVALHHALEKGDGEDGGGRPINKVYRDGRYTGKPTVSLVPAKIPPPPSKTEQLMKSYYAEADADGDADDRVANSIPDEIDDIEARKELLDEMMDIQTRGTEDKTKKGRYWKCYFNAVSCF; encoded by the exons atgcgAAGAATCCTCTTACAGTTGACGATCTGCTTCGTGTTGCTCGAAACGCCTAGTGTGTGGTGTAAATTGTCCAGCTACAAAGCCATCGTACCGCCAGCGAAGATCAAGTCCGACGAGAATGCAAAATTTGCAGAAGTGAATTACGATGACTATCCG ATGGTAGTACCGAAACGGGCGGCCATGTTACTTGATCGTCTGATGGTTGCCCTGCATCACGCACTCGAGAAGGGCGACGGCGAGGACGGCGGTGGGCGACCAATCAACAAGGTGTACCGAGATGGGCGCTACACCGGTAAACCCACGGTATCGCTAGTACCGGCCAAAATACCGCCACCGCCGAGCAAAACGGAGCAACTGATGAAAAGCTATTATGCTG AAGCGGACGCAGATGGGGATGCCGACGACAGGGTAGCCAATTCTATTCCGGACGAAATCGATGACATCGAGGCGCGGAAGGAGTTGCTGGACGAAATG ATGGACATCCAAACCCGGGGCACTGAGGACAAAACCAAGAAGGGCAGATACTGGAAATGCTATTTTAATGCAGTaagttgtttttaa